A region of Pseudosulfitobacter sp. DSM 107133 DNA encodes the following proteins:
- a CDS encoding ABC transporter ATP-binding protein: MKLLALESCNVTYGKAQALHSVSIEVAQGEVVSLIGRNGAGKSTILKTIIGLKQPVSGRRVWKGDDVTARLPNQLGRLGIGYVPEDRRIFDNLTVHENLRIATVMGRTGAWTETRIFEMFPVLLDRASQAGNTLSGGEQQMLAISRALLTNPELLLLDEPTEGLAPLIVDELVDSMRRINEEGMTLLLVEQNLRVPMKLAHRQYVVDNGTVQWSGTTADLLANREEIEKLISV, encoded by the coding sequence ATGAAGCTGCTTGCGTTGGAAAGCTGCAATGTCACTTATGGCAAGGCGCAGGCGTTGCATAGCGTGTCGATCGAAGTCGCACAGGGCGAAGTTGTTTCGCTGATCGGGCGCAATGGCGCAGGCAAAAGCACCATTCTCAAGACGATCATCGGTTTAAAGCAACCGGTTTCAGGGCGCAGAGTCTGGAAAGGGGACGACGTTACCGCGCGACTCCCGAACCAACTGGGCCGTCTGGGCATTGGGTATGTCCCCGAAGACAGGCGCATTTTTGACAATCTGACAGTGCATGAAAACCTGCGCATCGCAACCGTCATGGGACGCACTGGCGCATGGACCGAAACCCGGATTTTTGAAATGTTTCCGGTGCTGCTTGATCGCGCGTCACAGGCGGGAAACACGCTTTCGGGCGGCGAACAGCAAATGCTGGCGATTTCGCGCGCGCTTTTGACTAATCCGGAACTGTTGCTGCTGGACGAACCGACTGAAGGCCTTGCCCCGCTGATCGTTGATGAATTGGTCGATTCGATGCGGCGGATCAACGAAGAAGGTATGACGCTTTTGCTGGTTGAACAGAACCTGCGCGTGCCGATGAAATTGGCCCATCGACAGTACGTTGTCGACAACGGGACCGTCCAGTGGAGCGGCACGACAGCAGATTTGCTGGCCAACCGCGAAGAGATCGAAAAGCTCATCAGTGTATGA
- a CDS encoding ABC transporter ATP-binding protein, with protein sequence MTAGSLSCNDIQVSFSGLKAVNGVTFDFQPGQLYGIIGPNGAGKTTLMNALSGHAKLSGGQVMLDGRDVTGLSVHKRTRIGLGRSFQITKIFAGMSVLENLQLAAFAHLYRLQPFWLPAGRFPAVRERAESVLEEIGLTVMAHRPAETLSHGDQRALEVGLALLSNPSVLLLDEPLAGVGHDQIGPAMELIKRIVKGRTVLLIEHNMDVVMRVSSALVVMVQGQILASGSPEEIRANAEVRAAYLGEEE encoded by the coding sequence ATGACTGCCGGATCATTGAGTTGCAACGATATTCAGGTCTCCTTCAGCGGGTTGAAAGCTGTCAACGGTGTGACGTTCGACTTCCAGCCGGGTCAGCTTTACGGGATTATCGGACCTAACGGTGCGGGCAAGACCACGTTGATGAATGCGCTTTCGGGTCATGCCAAGCTAAGCGGTGGTCAAGTGATGCTGGACGGGCGCGATGTAACGGGCCTGTCGGTGCATAAACGGACCCGCATCGGTCTGGGCCGCAGTTTCCAGATCACCAAGATCTTCGCCGGCATGTCGGTGCTTGAGAACCTTCAACTTGCTGCTTTTGCGCATCTGTACAGGTTGCAGCCCTTCTGGCTTCCGGCGGGCCGCTTTCCTGCAGTCAGGGAACGGGCCGAAAGCGTTCTCGAAGAGATCGGCCTGACGGTGATGGCGCACCGCCCCGCCGAAACCTTGTCTCACGGCGATCAACGCGCATTGGAAGTCGGGCTGGCATTGCTGAGCAACCCATCGGTCCTGTTGCTCGATGAACCATTGGCCGGTGTTGGACATGACCAGATCGGGCCTGCGATGGAGCTGATAAAACGGATCGTCAAGGGCCGCACCGTGCTGCTGATCGAACACAACATGGACGTTGTAATGCGGGTCTCCAGTGCTTTGGTCGTGATGGTTCAAGGGCAAATTCTGGCGTCTGGCAGCCCTGAAGAAATCCGCGCAAACGCCGAGGTGCGAGCGGCTTATCTGGGAGAAGAGGAATGA
- a CDS encoding branched-chain amino acid ABC transporter permease, whose product MTRRIIGQALMGIIIAVMIIVPFFVQDEQWVNLVSLILIWALFAIGFDLVFGVTGMLSFGHAALFGAGGYALTILTLSYGVGFIPGLFAAAIVGAVLAYLMGLFALRVSGLFFALLTLALAQMMYILASNKLRAITGGLDGIPGVPRPDLFGINFYDNHNYYGFIVAVFLIGLALMALLRGSPFGRALRAVQANDVRAAQLGYNVHSLRQSAFIVSGAYAGVAGALLASLIFYISPQMLHWSTSGDVLIMTVLGGKGTLLGPILGVALFELLKEELSQITQYWYGILGLVFIFATIFLRNGIAGMFQGDQDEGDMQ is encoded by the coding sequence ATGACACGCAGGATTATCGGTCAGGCCCTGATGGGCATTATTATCGCAGTTATGATTATCGTTCCGTTTTTTGTGCAGGATGAGCAATGGGTGAACCTTGTCAGCCTGATCCTGATCTGGGCCTTGTTCGCAATCGGCTTTGATCTGGTCTTCGGGGTGACAGGTATGCTGTCATTCGGCCATGCGGCGTTGTTCGGGGCAGGGGGTTATGCGCTCACAATCCTCACCCTCAGCTATGGCGTCGGTTTTATACCGGGCCTTTTTGCAGCGGCGATTGTCGGAGCGGTGCTGGCTTACCTGATGGGGCTTTTTGCGCTTCGGGTTTCGGGGCTTTTTTTTGCACTGCTGACACTGGCCCTGGCGCAGATGATGTACATCCTTGCGTCCAACAAGCTGCGCGCAATCACCGGCGGATTGGACGGTATTCCAGGCGTGCCGCGGCCTGACTTGTTCGGGATCAATTTCTACGACAACCACAACTATTATGGGTTTATCGTGGCGGTTTTCCTGATCGGACTGGCGCTGATGGCATTGCTGCGTGGGTCGCCATTCGGGCGGGCATTGCGCGCGGTACAGGCGAACGACGTGCGCGCCGCGCAACTCGGATACAACGTCCATAGCTTGCGCCAATCGGCGTTTATCGTTTCGGGTGCGTATGCAGGTGTTGCAGGAGCCCTGCTGGCATCGTTGATCTTCTACATCTCTCCGCAAATGCTGCATTGGTCCACATCGGGCGACGTTTTGATCATGACCGTGCTGGGCGGCAAAGGCACATTGCTAGGTCCGATTCTTGGCGTGGCCTTGTTTGAATTACTGAAAGAAGAACTGAGCCAAATCACCCAATATTGGTACGGCATCCTTGGTCTGGTGTTCATTTTTGCCACCATCTTCCTACGCAACGGTATTGCCGGAATGTTCCAAGGTGATCAGGACGAAGGAGACATGCAATGA
- a CDS encoding branched-chain amino acid ABC transporter permease, whose amino-acid sequence MSIIVIGLSLSFLLFLLAAGLTLIFGMLGVINFAHGALYMLGAFVGYQIVHMTGSFWLGLLFAPLIVACVGALIEILALKQVYDRDHIFQLLLTFGFILVIDDATKMIWGFDYKQVPTPEIFMAPISMFGSQIPSYRLFVIGFGAAVSLALFLLLDRSKWGMIIRAASSDPEMAQTLGVNVNRVRTGVFALGAYLAALGGVVSAPLVPIELGMGFSVIIDCFVVVIIGGLGNIRGAILASLLLGMTRAAGYTYATEWVELLTFALLIGTLMFRPAGLFSTKGRSA is encoded by the coding sequence ATGTCCATTATCGTGATCGGGCTGAGTCTCAGCTTTCTGCTGTTTCTGCTGGCAGCGGGCTTGACCCTTATTTTTGGCATGTTGGGGGTGATCAACTTTGCCCATGGCGCGCTTTATATGCTTGGCGCGTTTGTCGGGTATCAAATTGTTCATATGACCGGATCGTTCTGGTTGGGACTGCTGTTTGCGCCGCTGATCGTCGCCTGTGTTGGTGCGCTGATCGAAATTTTGGCGCTGAAACAGGTCTATGACCGCGACCACATTTTTCAGCTTTTACTCACTTTCGGATTCATTCTGGTCATCGACGACGCGACAAAGATGATCTGGGGATTTGACTATAAGCAAGTGCCGACACCAGAAATCTTCATGGCACCGATTTCCATGTTTGGCAGTCAAATACCGTCATACCGGCTTTTTGTAATCGGTTTTGGTGCAGCGGTTTCTCTGGCACTGTTCTTGCTGCTGGACCGTAGCAAATGGGGCATGATTATTCGCGCCGCCAGTTCCGATCCGGAAATGGCTCAGACACTCGGTGTAAATGTAAACCGGGTTCGCACCGGCGTCTTTGCGCTTGGTGCGTATCTTGCGGCTCTTGGTGGCGTGGTTAGCGCACCGTTGGTGCCGATCGAACTGGGCATGGGATTCAGCGTTATCATCGACTGTTTTGTCGTGGTGATCATCGGCGGGCTTGGGAACATTCGCGGCGCAATCCTTGCGTCGTTGCTGTTGGGCATGACGCGGGCGGCCGGATATACCTACGCAACTGAATGGGTCGAACTACTTACCTTTGCCCTGTTGATCGGAACGCTGATGTTCCGGCCTGCGGGCTTGTTTAGCACAAAGGGGCGTTCGGCATGA
- a CDS encoding ABC transporter substrate-binding protein: protein MKRRNFLRSAGALTLASTLPAPMVLRAATPEDYHIAGILSFSGAYGLIGNDMRKGAELAVAMRGGELLGKKVRFSWEDDETKPQPAVQKASRLLAEGTQLMFGAVSSASTLALQSLSTQRKVPHLVTISADDSITKMDGARYSFRTSNTLAMEMNMCVEFVKKRGIKRVYAVTADYQATRSAFDDFAAKAKAAGVEIVGNDFAPLGNRDFSVIIDKMARSDADGILVVATGNDGVTFCKQAGQVGMGQNKVLFGPVLQDEIFAAATGEAALGVNSGVRYHFSLDNPANAEFVTAYRDANGDYPSAFAGEAFDGLRWWMDVIEATDSWDVETWVDAFETSVYENSVEGRKEMRACDHQAKQVGLWGEVVKGEAPLPDLTMKITEEFSANSLFSDC, encoded by the coding sequence ATGAAACGTCGGAATTTTCTACGCAGCGCCGGGGCGCTAACTTTGGCCAGTACCTTGCCTGCGCCAATGGTTCTGCGGGCCGCAACGCCCGAAGATTATCACATTGCGGGCATTCTGTCTTTCTCGGGCGCATACGGCTTGATCGGCAATGACATGCGCAAAGGCGCGGAACTTGCCGTGGCCATGCGGGGTGGCGAATTGTTGGGCAAAAAAGTCCGCTTCAGCTGGGAAGACGATGAAACCAAACCCCAGCCCGCCGTACAAAAAGCAAGCCGGCTGTTGGCGGAAGGCACGCAATTGATGTTTGGCGCGGTCAGCTCAGCGTCGACTCTGGCACTGCAAAGCCTGTCCACACAGCGCAAGGTGCCGCATCTGGTCACGATTTCCGCAGACGACAGCATTACCAAGATGGACGGTGCGCGTTACTCATTCCGTACGTCCAACACGTTGGCCATGGAAATGAACATGTGTGTTGAATTCGTAAAGAAACGCGGGATCAAGAGAGTATACGCGGTCACGGCTGATTATCAGGCCACGCGCAGCGCCTTTGACGACTTTGCCGCAAAAGCAAAAGCCGCCGGTGTCGAGATCGTCGGGAATGACTTTGCCCCGCTTGGCAACCGCGACTTTTCGGTCATCATCGACAAGATGGCGCGTTCGGACGCCGATGGTATTCTGGTTGTGGCAACGGGCAATGACGGCGTCACCTTCTGCAAGCAGGCAGGTCAGGTTGGGATGGGTCAGAACAAAGTGCTGTTCGGCCCCGTGCTTCAGGATGAAATCTTTGCAGCCGCGACAGGCGAGGCCGCATTGGGCGTGAACTCCGGCGTGCGTTATCACTTCTCGCTCGACAATCCGGCAAACGCCGAATTCGTGACGGCCTACCGTGACGCAAACGGTGACTACCCTTCGGCCTTCGCGGGCGAGGCATTTGACGGTCTTCGCTGGTGGATGGATGTCATCGAAGCGACTGACAGCTGGGATGTGGAAACCTGGGTCGATGCATTTGAAACATCGGTCTATGAAAATTCGGTCGAAGGGCGCAAGGAAATGCGCGCTTGTGACCATCAGGCCAAACAGGTCGGTCTTTGGGGTGAAGTTGTGAAGGGCGAGGCACCATTGCCGGACCTCACCATGAAAATCACCGAAGAGTTTTCGGCAAATAGCCTGTTTAGCGACTGTTAA
- a CDS encoding AraC family transcriptional regulator, with protein sequence MKVGLLQNLRLPKHSIQFMCDVLIEHGIDPDPLLKEAGLQLSLLSDPWGTLDGIQELTFLRAFCRSTAHIEGVAFVTGLRYSLISYGPIGLATLVSENVTAGLRVFTQMQGLGYALLAYDITEDDEGFATGFVADDQYVPPDLLDFVHERLLGSGPTFFRDLRQENLPIRLIECPLDRPKGWMNLEARWQTEIVYRAPRSCIHFHPGTGALKLPLANALLAVNYRVLCENMLETGPKHTGTANSVYQVLMQVRGVFPNAPEVAETLHLSERSLHRKLASQSMSYRQIIDSVRLRRARELLDTSELPLAEVADRLGFSETASLSRFFRRVSGDSPSAYRKTSKGLFASSR encoded by the coding sequence ATGAAGGTGGGCTTGCTCCAAAACCTGCGTCTTCCCAAACATAGCATCCAGTTCATGTGTGACGTGCTGATCGAACACGGCATTGATCCTGACCCATTGCTCAAAGAAGCAGGTTTGCAGCTCAGCCTTCTCTCGGATCCATGGGGCACGCTGGACGGTATTCAGGAACTCACATTCCTGCGTGCCTTTTGCCGGAGTACAGCGCATATTGAAGGTGTCGCTTTTGTCACCGGTCTGCGTTACAGCCTGATCTCGTATGGCCCTATCGGGCTTGCCACGCTAGTTTCAGAGAATGTGACAGCGGGGCTGAGGGTTTTCACGCAAATGCAGGGGCTGGGATACGCACTGCTGGCATATGACATCACAGAGGACGATGAAGGTTTTGCAACAGGGTTTGTTGCCGACGACCAGTATGTACCGCCCGATCTTCTGGATTTTGTTCATGAACGGCTGCTTGGGTCCGGCCCGACCTTCTTCCGGGACCTGCGTCAAGAAAACCTGCCCATCCGTCTGATCGAATGCCCGTTGGACCGCCCGAAAGGCTGGATGAACCTAGAAGCGCGCTGGCAAACCGAAATCGTGTATCGCGCACCGCGCAGTTGCATTCACTTTCATCCTGGAACAGGCGCGCTGAAACTGCCGCTGGCGAATGCCCTTCTTGCGGTAAACTATCGTGTTTTGTGCGAGAATATGCTTGAAACCGGCCCCAAGCATACCGGAACAGCAAATTCGGTTTATCAGGTGTTGATGCAGGTGCGCGGCGTTTTTCCCAATGCGCCGGAAGTGGCCGAAACGCTTCATTTGTCAGAACGCTCTTTACATCGAAAACTTGCCAGTCAGTCGATGAGCTATCGCCAGATTATCGATAGCGTGCGCTTGCGCCGCGCACGGGAGCTTCTTGATACATCCGAGTTACCGCTGGCTGAAGTTGCAGATCGCCTCGGTTTTTCGGAAACTGCCAGCCTGTCGCGATTTTTCCGGCGGGTTTCAGGGGATTCGCCGTCCGCATATCGAAAAACCAGCAAAGGGTTATTCGCCAGTTCACGTTAG
- a CDS encoding IS5 family transposase, with product MSSWAPTKYKTTNWSAYNDALRQRGSLTIWFDPDMVWRPPPTGKRGRQPSFSDAAIQTCLTMKVLFGMPLRQTTGFVESLLRLVGLDWRVPDFSTLCRRQRTLNVAIPYRGGTGPLDLLIDSTGIKAEGEGEWNARKHGGPKRRIWRKIHIGIDEQTLEVRAVEITGSNIGDAPMLPELLDQIPPDQDVGSVTADGAYDTRKCHDAIAARGAHAVIPPRKNAKPWKPTSTGAIARNEAVRASRYLGKTLWRRWSGYHRRSRVEAKMNCIKLLGQSLMARDFDRQVAELQVRIAVLNGYTALGIPITEAVG from the coding sequence ATGAGCAGTTGGGCACCTACGAAGTACAAGACCACGAACTGGTCGGCTTACAATGACGCACTCCGGCAACGCGGATCGCTGACGATCTGGTTTGATCCCGACATGGTGTGGCGGCCGCCGCCGACGGGGAAGCGCGGGCGGCAGCCGAGTTTCAGCGACGCTGCGATCCAGACTTGTTTGACCATGAAGGTGCTGTTCGGCATGCCGTTGCGACAGACGACCGGGTTTGTCGAAAGCCTTTTGCGCCTGGTCGGGCTGGACTGGCGGGTGCCGGACTTCAGCACCTTGTGCCGCCGCCAGCGGACGTTGAACGTGGCCATCCCTTACCGTGGCGGCACGGGCCCGCTGGACCTGCTGATCGACAGCACCGGCATCAAGGCCGAGGGCGAAGGCGAGTGGAACGCGCGCAAGCACGGCGGCCCCAAGCGGCGCATCTGGCGAAAGATACACATTGGAATTGATGAGCAAACGCTGGAGGTCCGGGCCGTCGAGATCACCGGCAGCAACATCGGCGACGCGCCCATGTTGCCCGAACTGCTCGACCAAATCCCACCAGATCAGGATGTCGGATCGGTAACCGCTGACGGAGCTTACGACACGCGCAAATGCCATGACGCGATTGCCGCACGTGGCGCACATGCCGTCATCCCACCCCGCAAAAACGCCAAGCCCTGGAAGCCCACAAGCACCGGCGCCATCGCCCGAAACGAGGCGGTGCGTGCGTCCCGGTATCTGGGCAAGACGTTGTGGCGACGTTGGAGCGGATACCACCGCCGGAGCCGTGTCGAGGCAAAGATGAACTGCATCAAGTTACTCGGCCAATCCCTCATGGCCCGCGACTTCGATCGCCAAGTCGCCGAACTGCAGGTCCGCATCGCTGTCCTGAACGGCTACACCGCGCTTGGTATACCTATCACTGAGGCCGTAGGATAA
- a CDS encoding inorganic diphosphatase: protein MNPSLDLCNKALEIYKNRGSRAQLREWARISKILENKLRAEIKEREEALAELRETSKLANELNFKK, encoded by the coding sequence GTGAATCCCTCACTCGATTTGTGCAACAAGGCCTTAGAAATATATAAAAACAGGGGCTCAAGAGCGCAGCTTCGCGAATGGGCAAGGATATCAAAAATCCTCGAAAATAAGCTTCGCGCCGAGATAAAAGAAAGAGAGGAAGCTCTGGCAGAATTACGAGAAACCTCAAAGCTCGCCAATGAATTGAATTTCAAAAAGTGA
- a CDS encoding IS6 family transposase, with the protein MQTSAISYKRHRFPSQIIAHAVWLYMRFNLSLREVEEMLLERGIDVSYETIRRWTVKFGPQIAQNLRRRQARPGDVWHLDEVVVKIADRSFWLWRAVDQHGVVLDEILQSSRNKPAAKRLMLRLLKRHGFVPKRIITDKLRSYGAAKRDVAPGLDHWSHKGLNNRAENSHLPFRKRERVMQGHRSPGGLQRFVSVHSATRNCFFVPSCRRTALTIRFHRLQALDVWKTAANIA; encoded by the coding sequence ATGCAGACATCGGCTATCAGCTACAAGCGCCATCGCTTTCCATCCCAGATTATCGCTCACGCGGTCTGGCTCTACATGCGCTTCAACCTAAGCCTGCGTGAGGTTGAGGAGATGTTGCTCGAGCGCGGAATTGATGTGTCCTACGAAACCATCAGGCGCTGGACGGTCAAATTCGGGCCTCAGATCGCCCAGAATCTGCGACGGAGGCAAGCCCGTCCGGGTGATGTTTGGCATCTGGACGAAGTCGTCGTGAAGATTGCCGACAGGTCATTCTGGCTCTGGCGCGCGGTCGATCAACATGGGGTTGTGCTGGATGAAATCCTCCAGTCCAGTCGGAATAAGCCGGCTGCGAAACGTCTGATGCTCAGACTTCTCAAGCGTCATGGCTTCGTGCCAAAACGGATTATAACGGACAAGCTGCGATCCTATGGCGCTGCCAAGCGCGACGTAGCGCCCGGTTTGGATCATTGGTCGCACAAGGGCCTGAATAATCGCGCAGAGAACAGCCACCTGCCGTTTCGAAAGCGGGAACGGGTGATGCAAGGACACCGATCACCCGGCGGCTTGCAGCGCTTCGTGTCTGTTCACTCAGCAACCCGAAACTGCTTCTTTGTCCCATCCTGCCGCCGCACAGCCTTAACCATCCGCTTCCATCGGTTGCAGGCACTTGATGTCTGGAAAACGGCTGCGAACATCGCCTGA
- a CDS encoding dipeptidase: MKQEKMVLFSNKPRHLQKGKYMQNIPVFDGHNDALGRMYMSKSANPAQGFLNGQDEGHLDLIKARAGSMVGGFFALYSPSSDDPLGFLSKLQSDDDGVVSIPNPPPLGIEDAQRSIISQMSILAKIERESLGDVVICKTSTALQEAIRNESLAILLHLEGADAIDENFDFLEILYRFGLRSIGPVWSRDNIFGYGVPFRFPSSPDLGEGLTSRGEDLVRLCNEMKILVDTAHTTEKGFWDIAKISNAPLIATHSNAHALCPSPRNLTDRQLHAIRDTDGMVGLNFATGFLRSDGAMRPDTDLQLMVEQIDYLIGVVGENHVGFGSDYDGAIVPESVATAAKLPVLVDALRHRGYSEELLQKIASKNWLSVLEKTIE, translated from the coding sequence TTGAAACAAGAAAAAATGGTATTGTTCTCGAATAAACCTCGACATTTACAAAAAGGAAAATATATGCAAAATATACCAGTTTTTGACGGCCACAATGATGCTCTTGGGCGGATGTATATGTCGAAATCGGCCAATCCAGCTCAAGGCTTTTTAAATGGACAAGACGAAGGTCATTTGGATCTCATAAAGGCTCGGGCGGGGTCAATGGTAGGTGGTTTTTTTGCGCTTTACTCCCCCTCAAGTGACGACCCTCTAGGCTTTCTGTCTAAACTACAATCTGATGACGATGGCGTTGTTTCAATCCCAAACCCTCCACCGCTAGGTATCGAAGATGCGCAGCGTTCAATCATATCTCAAATGTCTATTTTGGCAAAGATCGAACGCGAGTCGCTAGGTGACGTGGTTATCTGTAAAACGAGTACTGCCTTGCAAGAAGCTATCCGAAACGAGTCGTTGGCAATCCTCCTGCACCTTGAAGGAGCAGACGCAATTGACGAAAACTTCGATTTTCTTGAGATCCTTTACAGGTTTGGTCTACGTTCGATTGGGCCGGTCTGGAGCCGCGACAATATTTTCGGCTATGGTGTTCCTTTCCGATTTCCCTCGTCGCCTGACTTAGGTGAAGGTCTTACCTCGCGGGGAGAGGATCTCGTTCGGCTCTGCAACGAAATGAAAATACTTGTTGATACAGCGCACACAACGGAAAAGGGGTTTTGGGACATTGCAAAAATATCAAATGCCCCGTTGATCGCAACACATTCAAATGCGCACGCGCTTTGTCCATCTCCTCGAAATTTAACGGACCGCCAGTTGCATGCAATACGTGATACAGATGGTATGGTTGGGCTCAACTTTGCCACAGGTTTCTTACGATCAGACGGTGCTATGCGGCCAGATACCGACCTGCAACTAATGGTCGAGCAAATAGATTACTTGATAGGCGTAGTTGGTGAAAATCATGTTGGATTCGGTTCGGATTATGATGGTGCAATCGTTCCAGAATCCGTTGCTACTGCGGCTAAGCTTCCTGTTCTAGTCGACGCGTTGCGCCACAGAGGTTACTCCGAGGAATTGCTTCAAAAAATAGCCTCTAAAAATTGGCTTAGTGTTCTGGAAAAAACGATAGAGTAG
- a CDS encoding ATP-binding cassette domain-containing protein: MSPSVLEIKCVEKYFQIASGILNGRQYLNAVNKVSLSIETGEILGLVGESGCGKSTLSRMMLGLMTPSAGEILLGGTPIQSMSRFEVARQVQPVFQDPSSSLNPSKRVGAIIGLPLVVHGVEKSAKSRRIQVESIMERVGLPRRYYDTFPHQLSGGQRQRVSIARALILSPELLICDEPTSALDVSVQSQILNLLQDLQKDSNLTMIIISHNLAVIEHLATRVAVMYRGEIVEENCTEALFSEPCHPYTQKLLSSVLTPESGLQRNLETRKNGIVLE; the protein is encoded by the coding sequence ATGAGCCCTTCAGTTTTGGAAATTAAATGTGTAGAGAAATACTTTCAAATTGCCTCAGGTATATTGAACGGCCGACAATATCTAAATGCTGTTAATAAAGTTTCACTGTCAATTGAAACAGGCGAAATCCTTGGTCTCGTTGGTGAGTCAGGCTGTGGTAAGTCCACCCTTTCGCGGATGATGCTTGGTCTTATGACGCCCAGTGCGGGAGAAATATTACTTGGCGGAACACCTATTCAGAGCATGTCACGGTTCGAAGTTGCTCGCCAGGTTCAACCTGTCTTTCAGGATCCATCTTCTTCGCTGAATCCAAGCAAAAGAGTAGGTGCTATCATTGGATTACCCCTTGTAGTCCATGGTGTTGAGAAATCGGCGAAGTCTAGAAGGATCCAAGTCGAATCCATAATGGAACGAGTGGGTTTACCGCGCCGCTACTATGATACATTTCCTCATCAACTTTCCGGGGGGCAACGCCAACGTGTCTCAATCGCGCGAGCACTTATTTTGTCACCCGAGTTGCTCATATGTGATGAGCCGACTTCAGCGCTGGATGTGTCAGTTCAATCACAAATTCTCAATCTTTTGCAGGACCTACAAAAAGATTCAAATCTTACAATGATAATTATCAGCCATAATTTGGCCGTGATTGAACACTTAGCGACGCGTGTCGCTGTCATGTATCGCGGTGAAATCGTTGAAGAAAATTGTACTGAGGCGTTGTTCTCAGAGCCATGCCACCCCTATACCCAGAAATTGCTGTCTTCTGTTCTAACTCCCGAAAGTGGCCTGCAACGAAACCTTGAAACAAGAAAAAATGGTATTGTTCTCGAATAA
- a CDS encoding ABC transporter ATP-binding protein: protein MTPLLEVKNLNVHIPLRVGDLHAVRGVSFSVSGGETLCLVGESGCGKSLTSSAIMNLLPKQAQRTSEKLYFDNVDLTKLSEREMSDIRGNRMAMIFQDPMTSLNPTFTIGNQLEEVLMRHSRVSRFTARDKAVFLLEKVGIRGAGDRLKQHPHQLSGGLRQRVMIAMALMCDPKLIIADEPTTALDVTIQAEILNLLYELKQELGMALVLITHDLGVVASVADRVAVMYAGRVVETGSVSGIFQSPQHPYTQGLLSCVPIPGQTKRGEHLGSIPGVVPSLIGAMQGCEFANRCLFAQTVCRSGAVQLSESQPGHFYRCVFSNEERSAVSKIGARS from the coding sequence TTGACCCCTCTTTTAGAAGTTAAGAATCTCAATGTTCATATTCCGCTTCGGGTGGGTGATCTTCACGCGGTACGCGGTGTTAGTTTTTCAGTTTCCGGTGGTGAAACCCTATGTTTGGTTGGAGAATCCGGGTGCGGAAAATCGCTGACTTCCTCTGCAATAATGAATTTGTTGCCAAAGCAGGCCCAGCGGACATCAGAGAAACTGTATTTCGATAACGTCGATTTAACGAAACTCAGCGAGCGAGAAATGTCAGATATCCGTGGGAACAGGATGGCCATGATCTTCCAGGATCCAATGACTTCGCTGAATCCTACTTTCACTATCGGTAATCAGTTAGAAGAGGTGCTAATGAGGCACAGCCGTGTGTCGCGTTTTACGGCCAGAGATAAAGCTGTTTTTCTTCTGGAAAAAGTGGGAATTCGCGGGGCCGGAGACCGATTGAAGCAACACCCGCATCAATTGTCAGGCGGCTTACGCCAGCGGGTTATGATCGCAATGGCACTGATGTGCGATCCGAAACTAATTATAGCTGACGAGCCGACGACGGCGCTCGATGTGACAATTCAGGCAGAGATTCTAAATCTACTGTATGAACTCAAGCAAGAACTAGGAATGGCTCTTGTATTGATCACCCACGATTTAGGTGTTGTTGCGAGTGTAGCCGACCGCGTGGCAGTTATGTACGCGGGCCGTGTTGTTGAAACAGGGAGTGTTTCTGGGATTTTTCAAAGTCCACAGCACCCCTATACACAGGGACTGCTCAGCTGTGTTCCCATTCCGGGACAAACAAAACGTGGCGAACATTTGGGATCTATACCTGGGGTAGTTCCTAGCCTGATAGGAGCGATGCAAGGTTGCGAATTCGCGAACCGGTGTTTATTTGCACAGACTGTCTGTCGCTCCGGTGCTGTGCAGCTTTCGGAATCTCAACCAGGGCATTTCTATCGGTGCGTATTCTCAAATGAAGAGCGGTCAGCCGTTTCCAAGATAGGTGCACGATCATGA